One Clostridium estertheticum DNA segment encodes these proteins:
- a CDS encoding GTP pyrophosphokinase family protein — MELKMFSFIDDVTEYLESIKSDLEIVSKDIEIYFEELILSNNEEYLNINSRVKSGSSLREKILRNNYYKKYKTPEQLISNLSDLIGIRIECRFVEDETKIYKVLKKHFNKIYSDGYNYNNLNENIRLDLSDKQPQRQRNGFEIFRIDGVYRHSNSVIKFELQIKSLVNIFWGEIEHKIIYKNNTYMVMHNFLSDIMGSIKKNLSMIDNQLLLIYNQFNEEDAINPEARKIQLEMLLSKLIYEIFSKRMKNSIGMIVDFGESCETIMKYIFRTNNAENLDDYTNTITKTISRLNDLSKNEMNFNSKIKFEREILLDDEFSSIIGNTILDSINSDFQFNLFFRILFEIEFENNAEDFETFISFLRNRFYDNKSFLNLYLCFEKEEVYEIVDSIMKQIAYSFKNIDSIKFIYDYNIDAINEVVNEVIKIICTNINSYEQWQTIKDIYLELFNLKILAVFNYKIKTDKANKLIQKINNYSGKIEISAEVLKHLNKLESSSEIKAHDVLKLIKV; from the coding sequence GTGGAACTTAAAATGTTTAGCTTCATTGATGATGTGACAGAATATTTAGAAAGTATAAAAAGTGATTTGGAAATTGTATCAAAGGATATAGAAATATATTTTGAAGAACTTATATTGTCCAACAATGAAGAATATTTAAATATAAATTCAAGAGTAAAATCAGGTTCAAGTTTAAGAGAAAAAATACTTAGAAATAATTATTATAAAAAATATAAAACCCCTGAACAACTTATTTCAAATCTTTCAGATTTAATAGGCATTAGAATTGAATGCAGATTTGTTGAAGATGAAACTAAAATATATAAGGTATTGAAAAAGCATTTTAATAAAATATATTCTGATGGATATAATTACAATAATTTAAATGAAAATATAAGGTTAGATTTGTCAGATAAGCAACCTCAGAGACAGAGAAACGGATTTGAAATATTTAGAATAGATGGAGTTTATCGCCACAGTAATTCTGTCATAAAATTTGAACTTCAAATTAAATCCCTTGTAAATATATTTTGGGGAGAGATTGAACACAAAATAATTTATAAGAATAACACATATATGGTAATGCATAATTTTTTAAGTGATATAATGGGTTCTATTAAGAAAAATCTCTCTATGATAGATAATCAACTTCTTTTAATATATAATCAATTCAATGAGGAAGATGCAATTAATCCAGAGGCTAGGAAAATACAGTTAGAGATGTTACTTTCTAAACTCATTTATGAAATTTTCTCAAAAAGAATGAAAAACAGTATTGGGATGATTGTGGATTTCGGAGAATCTTGTGAGACAATAATGAAATATATTTTCAGAACAAATAATGCTGAAAACTTAGATGATTATACTAACACAATAACAAAAACAATTTCAAGACTTAATGACCTTTCTAAAAATGAAATGAACTTCAATAGTAAGATAAAATTTGAGAGAGAAATTTTATTGGATGATGAGTTTTCGAGCATTATCGGAAACACAATACTAGATTCAATTAATAGTGACTTTCAGTTTAATTTATTTTTTAGAATATTATTTGAAATAGAATTTGAAAATAATGCTGAAGACTTCGAAACGTTCATAAGCTTCCTTAGGAATAGATTCTATGATAATAAAAGCTTTTTAAATTTATATTTATGTTTCGAAAAAGAAGAAGTATATGAAATAGTAGATTCTATAATGAAGCAAATAGCTTACAGCTTTAAAAATATTGATTCCATAAAATTTATATACGACTATAATATAGATGCAATAAATGAAGTTGTAAATGAAGTTATTAAAATAATATGTACAAATATAAATTCATATGAACAGTGGCAAACAATTAAAGATATTTATTTAGAGTTGTTTAATTTAAAGATACTCGCAGTTTTTAACTATAAAATTAAAACTGATAAAGCGAATAAACTTATTCAGAAGATAAATAATTATTCAGGAAAAATAGAAATAAGTGCAGAGGTATTAAAGCATTTAAATAAATTAGAATCATCATCTGAAATTAAGGCTCATGATGTCTTAAAATTAATTAAAGTGTAA